In a genomic window of Arthrobacter woluwensis:
- a CDS encoding NADP-dependent oxidoreductase: MRAFAVTRYQEPLLEVEVAEPVLGDRDLLVGVQAAGLNQLDEKIRLGEFKQILPYKLPLVLGHDVAGTVLRVGAEVRGFKPGDEVYARPRDGRIGTFAERIAVAEDDVALKPATLSMVEAGSLPLVALTAWQALVERGDVKPGQKVLIHAGAGGVGSIAIQLAKHLGATVATTASGANADFVRGLGADVVIDYRTQDFEQLLSGYDLVLDSLGGENLQKSLRILRPGGKAIGISGPPDPAFAREAGLNPVLRLAIAGLSAGIRRQAKKLGASYEFLFMRASGEQLRRISALVDDGVLRPVVGAVFGFEQTPQALESLAKGGLRGKAVVTLTDRAMPTTNPSGKTAS, encoded by the coding sequence ATGCGAGCGTTCGCCGTCACCAGATACCAGGAGCCACTGCTCGAAGTCGAAGTCGCCGAGCCTGTCCTCGGTGACCGAGATCTGCTCGTGGGGGTGCAAGCAGCCGGCCTCAACCAGCTGGACGAGAAGATCCGGCTCGGCGAGTTCAAACAGATCCTCCCGTACAAGCTCCCGCTGGTCCTCGGCCACGACGTCGCCGGGACCGTCCTCCGGGTCGGCGCCGAGGTGCGCGGCTTCAAGCCCGGCGACGAGGTCTATGCCCGCCCCCGCGACGGCCGCATCGGCACCTTCGCCGAGCGCATCGCCGTCGCCGAGGACGACGTGGCGTTGAAGCCCGCAACACTGAGCATGGTGGAGGCCGGCTCACTGCCACTCGTGGCGCTGACCGCCTGGCAGGCCCTGGTGGAGCGGGGCGACGTGAAGCCCGGGCAGAAGGTTCTCATCCATGCGGGCGCCGGCGGGGTCGGCTCGATCGCCATCCAGCTTGCCAAGCATCTCGGCGCAACCGTCGCCACCACGGCGAGCGGCGCCAACGCCGACTTCGTCCGCGGCCTCGGGGCGGACGTCGTGATCGACTACCGCACCCAGGACTTCGAACAGCTCCTGAGCGGATACGACCTGGTGCTGGACAGCCTGGGCGGGGAGAACCTTCAGAAGTCGCTGCGCATCCTCCGGCCCGGCGGGAAGGCGATCGGGATCTCCGGCCCACCCGATCCGGCGTTCGCCCGCGAAGCCGGCCTCAACCCGGTGCTGCGCCTTGCGATCGCCGGGCTCAGCGCCGGGATCCGCAGACAGGCGAAGAAACTCGGTGCCAGCTACGAGTTCCTCTTCATGCGCGCCAGTGGGGAGCAGCTGCGCCGGATCAGCGCACTGGTCGACGACGGCGTGCTGCGCCCGGTCGTGGGGGCGGTCTTCGGCTTCGAGCAGACCCCACAGGCGCTGGAATCCCTCGCCAAGGGCGGCCTCCGCGGCAAGGCGGTGGTCACGCTGACCGACCGGGCCATGCCCACTACGAACCCCTCAGGAAAGACGGCATCATGA
- the dxs gene encoding 1-deoxy-D-xylulose-5-phosphate synthase, translated as MGILEGIREPHDLQRLNQDQLEPLAAEIREFLISNVSQTGGHLGPNLGVVELTIALHRVFDSPVDSIVFDTGHQSYVHKLLTGRQDFGTLRQQGGLSGYPDRGESEHDIVESSHASSSLSWADGISRARKLRGETDRYTVAVIGDGALTGGMAWEALNNIAADKDRKVVIVVNDNGRSYAPTVGGFADYLASLRPTIDALRAKPGYEGAMTWWKTRLQEGGPVGQFTYKSLHAAKKGVKDWWAPQGMFEDLGLKYIGPVDGHDEAAVEEALRLARNFGGPVLVHTITEKGRGYAPARADEADQFHAVGVIDPETGLPTSSGGARSWTSVFGEEIASIADERDDIVGITGAMLIPVGLSEMAARHPDRVIDVGIAEQHAVTMAAGLAFGGLHPVVAVYATFLNRAFDQLLMDVALHKAGVTLVLDRAGVTGPDGPSHHGMWDMAMVQTVPGLHLAAPRDASRLREELREAVAIDDAPSVVRFSKGAVGPEVNAVERLKDGVDVLARPEDGQLENDVLLISVGALSELSLEVGERLAAHGITSTVVDPRWVLPVPRSIIALAARHRLVVCLEDGVRAGGVGSRIRQEMRAAGVDTALNEVGLPAEFLAHGTRGEVLERVGLTAQQVTHDVVAQVLGTKVPFARPLPGQQAPSTGSIPAL; from the coding sequence TTGGGCATCTTGGAAGGTATCCGGGAACCGCATGATCTGCAGCGGCTGAACCAGGACCAGCTGGAACCTCTCGCGGCGGAGATCCGCGAGTTCCTGATCAGCAACGTCTCGCAGACGGGTGGACACCTCGGTCCCAATCTGGGCGTCGTGGAACTGACCATCGCGCTGCACCGGGTCTTCGATTCGCCCGTCGACTCCATCGTCTTCGACACCGGGCATCAGTCGTATGTGCACAAGCTGCTCACCGGACGGCAGGACTTCGGCACGCTCCGCCAGCAGGGCGGTCTCTCGGGTTACCCGGACCGCGGCGAGTCCGAGCACGACATCGTCGAGTCCTCGCACGCATCCTCCTCCCTGTCCTGGGCGGACGGCATCTCCCGCGCCCGGAAGCTGCGCGGCGAGACCGACCGCTACACGGTCGCGGTGATCGGCGACGGCGCCCTGACAGGCGGCATGGCCTGGGAGGCCCTGAACAACATCGCGGCCGACAAGGACCGCAAGGTGGTCATCGTCGTCAATGACAACGGCCGCTCCTATGCTCCGACGGTCGGCGGTTTCGCGGACTACCTCGCCTCCCTGCGCCCCACGATCGACGCCTTGCGCGCCAAGCCCGGCTACGAGGGCGCCATGACCTGGTGGAAGACGCGCCTGCAGGAGGGCGGCCCCGTCGGCCAGTTCACCTACAAGAGCCTGCACGCCGCCAAGAAGGGCGTGAAGGACTGGTGGGCGCCCCAGGGCATGTTCGAAGATCTGGGTCTGAAGTACATCGGCCCCGTGGACGGCCATGACGAGGCCGCCGTCGAGGAGGCCCTGCGCCTGGCCCGGAACTTCGGCGGCCCCGTGCTGGTGCACACGATCACCGAAAAGGGCCGTGGCTATGCGCCCGCCCGTGCGGACGAGGCGGACCAGTTCCATGCGGTCGGCGTCATCGACCCGGAGACCGGACTGCCGACCTCCAGCGGTGGGGCCCGGTCCTGGACGAGTGTCTTCGGTGAGGAGATCGCGTCCATCGCGGATGAGCGGGATGACATCGTCGGCATCACCGGCGCCATGCTGATCCCCGTGGGCCTCAGCGAGATGGCGGCCCGGCACCCGGATCGCGTGATCGACGTCGGCATCGCCGAGCAGCATGCCGTCACCATGGCCGCCGGGCTGGCCTTCGGTGGCCTGCACCCCGTGGTCGCGGTGTACGCGACCTTCCTTAACCGTGCCTTCGACCAGCTGCTGATGGATGTCGCGCTGCACAAGGCCGGGGTCACCCTGGTGCTCGACCGCGCCGGCGTGACCGGTCCCGACGGGCCCAGCCACCACGGCATGTGGGACATGGCCATGGTCCAGACCGTGCCGGGCCTGCACCTCGCGGCGCCCCGTGATGCGAGCCGTCTCCGGGAGGAGCTGCGGGAAGCCGTCGCCATCGACGACGCGCCCAGCGTGGTGCGTTTCTCCAAGGGCGCGGTGGGTCCCGAGGTCAACGCCGTGGAACGGCTCAAGGACGGCGTGGACGTGCTCGCCCGGCCCGAGGACGGACAGCTGGAGAACGATGTGCTGCTCATCTCGGTGGGCGCCCTGAGCGAACTGTCGCTCGAGGTGGGGGAGCGGCTCGCCGCCCACGGCATCACTTCGACAGTGGTCGATCCCCGCTGGGTTCTTCCCGTGCCCCGCTCGATCATCGCCCTCGCCGCGCGTCACCGTCTGGTCGTGTGCCTGGAGGACGGCGTCCGCGCGGGCGGCGTCGGCTCCAGGATCCGCCAGGAGATGCGGGCAGCCGGCGTCGACACCGCGCTGAATGAGGTCGGCCTTCCGGCGGAGTTCCTCGCGCACGGCACGCGCGGCGAAGTCCTCGAGCGCGTCGGCCTCACGGCGCAGCAGGTGACGCACGACGTCGTCGCGCAGGTTCTCGGCACGAAGGTCCCCTTCGCGCGGCCTCTCCCGGGTCAGCAGGCACCCAGCACGGGAAGCATTCCCGCACTGTGA
- a CDS encoding TetR/AcrR family transcriptional regulator, which yields MPVAPQPLGRRERNKQQKLDRITAAAAELFAEHGVDDVTTQQIADKADIGTGTLFLYARTKGELLLLVQNAHYAEALERGRTDAEAASETLDAVMCIVRPIVECNRVQVDNGRTYLREMVFGDPAEPHHAEALSIVAQTEEAIAGVLARETPAGLPEAAATAHIISAIMFLSMAASVNAALSTEAVVQDIRSQISVLLPGT from the coding sequence ATGCCTGTCGCGCCCCAGCCGCTCGGACGACGCGAGCGGAACAAGCAGCAGAAGCTCGATCGCATCACCGCCGCGGCCGCCGAACTGTTCGCCGAACACGGAGTCGATGATGTCACGACGCAGCAGATCGCCGACAAGGCCGACATCGGCACCGGCACCCTGTTCCTCTATGCCAGGACGAAGGGAGAGCTCCTCCTGCTCGTCCAGAACGCCCACTATGCCGAAGCGCTCGAGCGCGGCCGGACTGATGCAGAAGCGGCCTCGGAGACCCTCGACGCGGTGATGTGCATCGTGCGTCCCATCGTGGAATGCAACCGCGTCCAGGTCGACAACGGGCGCACCTACCTGCGGGAGATGGTCTTCGGGGACCCGGCCGAGCCGCACCACGCCGAGGCCCTGTCCATCGTCGCGCAGACCGAGGAGGCCATCGCCGGCGTCCTGGCCCGGGAGACGCCTGCCGGGCTCCCGGAGGCAGCGGCCACGGCACACATCATCTCGGCGATCATGTTCCTCAGCATGGCGGCAAGCGTGAACGCCGCCCTGAGCACCGAGGCGGTCGTGCAGGACATCAGGAGTCA
- a CDS encoding DUF402 domain-containing protein gives MTAGSGRAPLEVAPGELVVARNRKWDGTAHWVVPGRYLGEDEHGWWIYQAEGEFCSRPGAAFYTQSHNVLLVPRAGEWVATFYDEDHPGDFRVYVDMAVGHEFKRIRPTVTEFHVVDMDLDVILFADGTSHLDDEDEFAERRVSMDYPAWLVETTESSSRDVLAAVEARQGPFAGVADTWLARGLEATRTGEWHDDWIPEDGENDE, from the coding sequence GTGACGGCCGGATCCGGCCGGGCGCCACTCGAGGTGGCCCCCGGTGAGCTGGTCGTGGCCCGCAACCGCAAATGGGACGGCACCGCGCACTGGGTGGTGCCGGGCCGTTACCTCGGGGAGGACGAGCACGGCTGGTGGATCTACCAGGCCGAAGGCGAGTTCTGCTCCCGGCCCGGCGCGGCGTTTTACACTCAGAGCCACAACGTTCTGCTCGTGCCCCGCGCGGGCGAATGGGTCGCGACGTTCTACGACGAGGACCACCCCGGTGACTTCCGCGTCTACGTGGACATGGCGGTCGGGCACGAGTTCAAGCGCATCCGGCCGACGGTGACCGAGTTCCACGTGGTCGACATGGATCTGGACGTCATCCTGTTCGCCGACGGCACGAGCCACCTCGACGACGAGGACGAGTTCGCCGAGCGGCGCGTCAGCATGGACTACCCGGCCTGGCTGGTGGAGACGACGGAGAGCTCCAGCCGCGACGTCCTGGCCGCCGTGGAGGCCCGGCAGGGTCCCTTCGCCGGCGTGGCCGACACTTGGCTGGCCCGCGGGCTGGAGGCCACCCGGACGGGCGAATGGCACGATGACTGGATCCCAGAAGACGGAGAGAACGATGAATGA
- a CDS encoding alpha/beta fold hydrolase: MSDISTPADSSAPSDLLVTSYATAPTQMVTAGGVTYAYRELGPKKGIPIVFFVHLAGTLDNWDPRIIDPIAANRHVITFDQPGVGSSTGKVPGSIEAMADDAYTFIRALGFTTIDVFSFSMGGMIAQDLALKHPGLIRRLVLTGTGPRGGKDMDKVVGTTYRDILRAALTRSDPKEFLFFNRDAAGKQAAKAFVKRLQERTADRDKPASTRALRVQLKAIQRFGRSAPSDLSKLTQPTLIANGDNDRMVPSALSWDLHHRIKGSELIIHPGSGHGGIFQFHAEFVPAAVEFLGD; the protein is encoded by the coding sequence ATGAGCGACATCAGCACGCCTGCGGATTCCAGCGCACCGAGCGACCTCCTGGTGACCTCCTACGCGACGGCACCGACTCAGATGGTCACCGCCGGCGGCGTCACCTACGCGTACCGGGAGCTCGGACCGAAGAAAGGCATCCCGATCGTGTTCTTCGTGCACCTCGCGGGAACCCTGGACAACTGGGACCCCCGGATCATCGACCCGATCGCGGCGAACCGCCACGTCATCACGTTCGATCAGCCCGGCGTCGGCTCCTCCACCGGAAAAGTGCCCGGCAGCATCGAGGCGATGGCAGACGACGCCTACACCTTCATCCGAGCACTTGGTTTCACCACGATCGACGTCTTCTCCTTTTCGATGGGCGGCATGATCGCCCAGGACCTGGCCCTCAAGCATCCCGGCCTCATCCGCAGGCTCGTGCTGACGGGCACCGGGCCGCGCGGCGGCAAGGACATGGACAAGGTCGTCGGCACCACATACCGGGACATCCTCCGCGCGGCCCTGACCCGATCAGATCCCAAGGAGTTCCTGTTCTTCAACCGCGACGCCGCAGGAAAGCAGGCCGCGAAAGCGTTCGTGAAGCGCCTGCAGGAGCGCACGGCCGACCGGGACAAGCCGGCCAGCACCCGGGCGCTCAGGGTGCAGCTCAAGGCCATCCAGCGGTTCGGCCGCTCCGCGCCGTCGGACCTGTCGAAGCTCACCCAGCCCACCTTGATCGCGAACGGCGACAACGACCGCATGGTGCCGTCCGCCCTCTCCTGGGACCTTCACCACCGCATCAAGGGATCCGAACTGATCATCCACCCCGGTTCCGGCCACGGCGGCATCTTCCAGTTCCACGCCGAGTTCGTTCCCGCCGCCGTCGAATTCCTGGGCGATTGA